The following are encoded in a window of Haloarcula halophila genomic DNA:
- a CDS encoding DUF5812 family protein translates to MTATDGTFLVTHADEGSATLRDVTNAQVFTLSKNPGVEAGEVVEGVLEPEPPMEVTYEVASLRDQRTIPVERADLEPTTQAKELAADQPVGELTTRERAGEGELHVLTVEEDGADAAAAEVIEDEATVSRAARLGVDRVEIRTASGVVSVRYLPD, encoded by the coding sequence ATGACAGCGACCGACGGAACCTTTCTGGTGACCCACGCCGACGAGGGGTCGGCGACGCTGCGGGACGTCACGAACGCACAGGTGTTCACGCTCTCGAAGAACCCCGGCGTCGAGGCCGGCGAGGTCGTCGAGGGGGTTCTCGAACCCGAACCGCCCATGGAGGTGACCTACGAGGTAGCCTCGCTGCGCGACCAGCGGACCATCCCGGTCGAGCGAGCCGACCTCGAACCGACCACACAGGCAAAGGAACTGGCCGCCGACCAGCCCGTCGGCGAACTGACGACCCGCGAGCGGGCCGGCGAGGGCGAACTCCACGTGTTGACCGTCGAAGAGGACGGGGCCGACGCGGCCGCTGCGGAGGTTATCGAGGACGAAGCGACCGTCTCGCGAGCGGCCCGACTCGGTGTCGACCGCGTCGAGATCCGGACCGCCAGCGGCGTCGTCAGCGTCCGATACCTCCCCGATTGA
- the secF gene encoding protein translocase subunit SecF → MVAFEVPEVDYTQYSNRQLVAVPLVVLGLALLVIAGWWAMTGSPVTPGIDFTGGSELTVESSSSLTQQQASQIFDEPVVSVQAIQQGDNRYVVTFDSSDIDGIRSTAEANSELTILRSGSTSPIFGSENQRLAVIGVGVAFLGMSLLAFALFRTFVPSIAIVISAFSDIMIPIAIMNLVGIKLSLGTVAALLMLIGYSVDSDILLNNHVLRRSGGFYESTYRAMQTGVTMTVTSIAAMAVMAVAATAFGIDLMASIGLVLVLGLTADLMNTYMLNVTLLRWYKYEGVNR, encoded by the coding sequence ATGGTCGCGTTCGAGGTCCCTGAAGTCGACTATACCCAGTATTCGAACCGCCAACTCGTGGCGGTTCCGCTGGTCGTACTGGGGCTGGCCCTGCTGGTCATCGCCGGCTGGTGGGCCATGACCGGGTCGCCAGTGACACCCGGGATCGACTTCACGGGTGGGTCGGAACTGACAGTCGAGTCGTCATCGTCTCTCACACAACAGCAAGCATCACAGATCTTCGACGAACCGGTCGTCTCCGTCCAGGCGATCCAGCAGGGTGACAACCGCTACGTCGTCACGTTCGACTCGTCGGACATCGACGGGATCAGATCGACGGCGGAGGCGAACAGCGAGCTGACGATCCTCCGAAGCGGATCGACGTCGCCCATCTTCGGGTCGGAGAACCAGCGCCTGGCCGTCATCGGCGTCGGCGTCGCCTTCCTCGGGATGAGTCTGCTCGCGTTCGCGCTGTTCCGGACGTTCGTCCCGAGCATCGCGATCGTCATCTCCGCGTTCTCGGACATCATGATCCCCATCGCCATCATGAATCTGGTGGGGATCAAACTCTCGCTGGGGACCGTCGCCGCGCTGTTGATGCTGATCGGGTATAGCGTCGACTCCGACATCCTGTTGAACAACCACGTCCTCCGGCGCTCGGGTGGCTTCTACGAGTCGACCTACCGGGCGATGCAGACCGGTGTGACGATGACGGTGACCTCGATCGCAGCGATGGCGGTCATGGCGGTCGCTGCCACTGCCTTCGGCATCGACCTGATGGCCTCGATCGGGCTCGTCCTCGTCCTCGGCCTGACTGCCGACCTGATGAACACCTACATGCTCAACGTCACGCTGCTTCGCTGGTACAAGTACGAGGGGGTCAACCGATGA
- a CDS encoding preprotein translocase subunit SecD yields MSSLKENWRIALLVVLLIGAALALFVPGVPAGDTGNATSDAPTNLQYGIQLSGGTRIRAPVVGQTAEGVAVDPNDSAQLSQNVANRLGIDPIDVDVRAPDQQRDTGAVEVFTNNVTREEFRAALEAEGYQPDTIRDGVTRETRQQMVTSVQDKIQTSALSGGSVQTVSAPGGGQFISITAPGRDREDLVRILEERGIVRMYAVHQADNGTYVREQVLSQDEFAGVASENSQTEGPIARVTVEETAAERFSQQMVDAGFDQRRSCTNYNHSDIQQTQGSCLVATLNGEPFYARGVAPGLAQSFRENTFKNDPVFVLPAESMDMAREIELNLKAGRLPAPLDFENSQSISLDPALAQQFQQNSLITGLLAVLAVSLVVYARYGRKEVAAPMVVTALSEVFLLLGFVAFVQYPLNLSHLAGFIAVIGTGVDDLIIIADEILQQGNIETGRVFQSRFRKAFWVIGAAAATTIVAMSPLMVLSLGDLSGFAIITIVGVLLGVLVTRPAYGDILRSFVLDED; encoded by the coding sequence ATGAGCAGTCTCAAGGAGAACTGGCGGATCGCCCTGCTGGTGGTCCTGCTGATCGGCGCCGCGCTTGCGCTGTTCGTCCCCGGCGTTCCGGCCGGTGACACGGGCAACGCAACGAGCGACGCGCCGACGAACCTCCAGTACGGGATCCAGCTCAGCGGCGGGACCCGCATCCGGGCACCCGTCGTCGGCCAGACGGCCGAAGGCGTCGCCGTGGACCCGAACGACTCGGCACAGCTCTCACAGAACGTCGCGAACCGGCTCGGGATCGACCCGATCGACGTCGATGTCAGAGCCCCCGACCAACAGCGGGACACCGGCGCTGTCGAGGTGTTCACCAACAACGTCACTCGCGAGGAGTTCCGCGCAGCGCTGGAAGCCGAGGGGTATCAGCCCGACACGATCCGCGATGGCGTCACTCGCGAGACACGCCAGCAGATGGTGACGAGCGTCCAGGACAAGATCCAGACCTCCGCACTCAGTGGCGGTTCGGTCCAGACGGTCAGCGCACCCGGCGGCGGACAGTTCATCAGCATCACCGCACCGGGCCGTGACCGCGAGGACCTCGTCCGTATCCTGGAAGAGCGGGGTATCGTCCGGATGTACGCCGTCCACCAGGCGGACAACGGGACCTACGTCCGCGAGCAGGTCCTCTCCCAGGACGAGTTCGCCGGCGTGGCGTCGGAGAACTCCCAGACTGAGGGACCGATCGCCCGGGTCACCGTCGAGGAGACGGCGGCCGAACGGTTCAGCCAGCAGATGGTCGACGCCGGCTTCGACCAGCGTCGGAGCTGTACCAACTACAACCACAGCGACATCCAGCAGACACAGGGAAGCTGTCTCGTCGCGACGCTGAACGGCGAGCCCTTCTACGCCCGCGGTGTCGCACCGGGGCTGGCACAGTCGTTCCGCGAGAACACGTTCAAGAACGACCCGGTGTTCGTCCTGCCGGCCGAGAGCATGGACATGGCCCGCGAGATCGAACTGAACCTGAAGGCCGGCCGCCTGCCGGCACCGCTTGACTTCGAGAACTCCCAGAGCATCTCGCTCGACCCCGCGCTGGCCCAGCAGTTCCAGCAGAACTCGCTGATAACGGGACTGCTTGCGGTCCTGGCCGTGAGCCTCGTCGTCTACGCCCGCTACGGCCGGAAAGAAGTCGCCGCGCCGATGGTCGTGACGGCACTCTCGGAGGTGTTCCTGTTGCTCGGGTTCGTCGCGTTCGTCCAGTATCCGCTGAACCTCTCACACCTGGCCGGGTTCATCGCGGTCATCGGAACGGGGGTGGACGACCTCATCATCATCGCCGACGAGATCCTCCAACAGGGGAACATCGAGACCGGGCGGGTGTTCCAGAGCCGGTTCCGGAAGGCCTTCTGGGTCATCGGCGCGGCGGCGGCGACCACCATCGTAGCGATGAGTCCGCTGATGGTACTCTCACTCGGTGACCTCTCCGGGTTCGCCATCATCACCATCGTCGGCGTCCTGCTGGGCGTACTCGTCACGCGGCCGGCCTACGGTGACATCCTCCGGAGCTTCGTCCTCGACGAGGACTGA
- the rnhB gene encoding ribonuclease HII, which yields MPFGVDEAGKGPVLGSMFAAAVRADPGTLPDGVGDSKEIPPARREELAATIRERADAVGVAEIPVERIDDPETDMNTLTVAAHAEALSAVARDGLSGRVDAGDTDAERFGRRVADRVDAGVTIDAEHGADETDPLVGAASIVAKVERDAHVETLAAEYGAVGSGYPSDPTTREFLAAYVAANGRLPACARSSWSTCEDVLAAAQQSTLGEF from the coding sequence ATGCCATTCGGCGTCGACGAAGCCGGCAAGGGGCCGGTATTAGGATCGATGTTCGCCGCCGCGGTCCGTGCCGACCCCGGGACCCTCCCCGACGGCGTGGGCGACTCGAAGGAGATCCCGCCGGCGCGACGTGAGGAGTTGGCAGCGACGATCCGCGAGCGGGCCGACGCGGTCGGCGTCGCCGAGATCCCCGTCGAGCGCATCGACGACCCCGAGACGGATATGAACACGCTGACGGTCGCCGCCCACGCGGAGGCGCTGTCGGCGGTCGCACGTGACGGCCTCTCGGGACGTGTCGACGCGGGCGACACCGACGCCGAGCGGTTCGGCCGACGGGTTGCCGACCGGGTCGACGCCGGCGTGACGATCGACGCGGAACACGGCGCCGACGAGACGGACCCGCTGGTGGGTGCGGCCTCGATCGTCGCCAAGGTCGAACGGGACGCCCACGTCGAGACGCTGGCTGCCGAGTACGGCGCGGTCGGCTCGGGATACCCGAGCGACCCCACGACACGGGAGTTTCTGGCGGCCTACGTCGCGGCCAACGGGCGACTGCCCGCGTGTGCGCGCTCTTCGTGGTCGACCTGCGAGGACGTGCTCGCGGCCGCCCAGCAGTCGACGCTGGGGGAGTTCTGA
- a CDS encoding type II toxin-antitoxin system RelE family toxin gives MPHAPSSFRIHPAVLQDIEQIKQHNPDHARRCFDAIEDWERQLRWGRVPQEQMTYLTGSERYNFYREWVGRSGYRVIYEISNDTMTALAVLPKGDDTYDLDELDQRMSQL, from the coding sequence ATGCCACACGCGCCGTCGAGTTTTCGGATACATCCCGCTGTTCTGCAGGACATCGAACAGATTAAGCAACACAACCCGGACCACGCTCGACGCTGTTTCGATGCAATCGAGGACTGGGAGCGACAGCTACGGTGGGGGCGAGTCCCCCAAGAGCAGATGACGTATCTCACTGGCTCGGAGCGATACAATTTCTATCGGGAGTGGGTGGGTAGAAGTGGCTACCGAGTCATCTACGAGATCTCAAACGACACGATGACAGCCCTCGCAGTCTTACCGAAAGGCGACGACACATATGACCTAGACGAACTGGACCAGCGGATGAGTCAACTCTGA
- a CDS encoding tRNA pseudouridine(54/55) synthase Pus10, translating into MTVLEDARAAVDAGPLCDHCLGRLFADRSFGLSNAERGRSLRVTLALDADEPFEAGEDCWVCERETDRIDWWAEQAVTAARGYEFDTYQVGTRVPPLLEENDALLREDLGMDEDAGEALKTEFNREVGKQIGDATGAEVEFGRPDVQFTIDLATDEVDVQVNSAFVYGRYRKLERDIPQTKWPCNDCNGTGRWQGQPCDGCDGTGYRYDESVEQLTAPVVVDAMDGESGTFHGAGREDVDALMLDSGRPFVVEVENPRVRDVDTDELEAAVNAFADGKAEVENLHLATYEMVERVKELDASKTYRMDVEFGAPVTDEDLQAALDELAGTTIEQETPQRVSHRRADLTRTRQVYEASGDLVDERHADLRIHGEGGLYVKELVSSDEGRTTPSLSGLLGVEAVVTALDVVDVEGEDEPFLTEEYVRE; encoded by the coding sequence ATGACCGTACTGGAGGACGCTCGGGCGGCCGTCGACGCCGGCCCGCTGTGTGACCACTGTCTGGGTCGGCTGTTCGCGGACCGGAGTTTCGGGCTCTCGAACGCCGAGCGCGGCCGCTCGTTGCGAGTGACGCTCGCACTCGACGCCGACGAACCGTTCGAGGCCGGCGAGGACTGCTGGGTCTGCGAGCGGGAGACCGACCGGATCGACTGGTGGGCCGAGCAGGCCGTCACCGCCGCGCGCGGCTACGAGTTCGACACCTATCAGGTCGGGACGCGCGTCCCGCCGCTGCTCGAAGAGAACGACGCGCTCCTGCGCGAGGACCTCGGGATGGACGAGGACGCGGGCGAGGCGCTCAAGACCGAGTTCAACCGCGAGGTCGGGAAACAGATCGGCGATGCGACCGGCGCGGAAGTCGAGTTCGGCCGCCCGGACGTCCAGTTCACCATCGACCTGGCGACCGACGAGGTCGACGTCCAGGTCAACTCCGCGTTCGTCTACGGCCGCTACCGCAAACTCGAACGGGACATCCCCCAGACGAAGTGGCCCTGCAACGACTGCAACGGCACCGGGCGCTGGCAGGGCCAGCCCTGTGACGGCTGTGACGGGACCGGCTACCGCTACGACGAGAGCGTCGAACAACTGACTGCGCCGGTCGTCGTCGACGCGATGGACGGCGAGTCGGGCACCTTCCACGGCGCCGGCCGCGAGGACGTCGACGCCTTGATGCTCGACTCCGGTCGCCCGTTCGTCGTCGAGGTCGAGAACCCCCGGGTCCGCGACGTCGACACCGACGAACTCGAAGCCGCCGTCAACGCCTTCGCCGACGGGAAAGCCGAGGTCGAGAACCTCCATCTGGCCACCTACGAGATGGTCGAACGCGTCAAGGAACTGGACGCCTCGAAGACCTACCGGATGGACGTGGAGTTCGGCGCACCGGTGACCGACGAGGACCTGCAGGCCGCGCTCGACGAACTGGCGGGGACGACTATCGAACAGGAGACGCCCCAGCGGGTCTCACACCGCCGTGCCGACCTGACACGGACCCGCCAGGTGTACGAGGCGAGCGGCGACTTGGTCGACGAACGCCACGCCGACCTCCGCATCCACGGCGAGGGCGGCCTCTACGTGAAGGAACTGGTCTCCAGCGACGAGGGCCGGACGACACCGAGCCTGTCTGGACTGCTCGGTGTCGAGGCCGTCGTCACCGCGCTCGACGTCGTCGACGTGGAGGGCGAGGACGAACCGTTCCTCACCGAGGAGTACGTCCGGGAGTGA
- a CDS encoding mechanosensitive ion channel family protein: MQLDRPVVELLAGLAPWQGIVVIVVGFLALAALVHTVGDRFVRQVTARIDGDVDDIVLRNLHTAVYLSLGLVGAYVATDFYEVSPGIAVQLEAGTLSAIIVVWMVTLIRLGRKVSTAVTDSKYVDRQMVPILQNVWSAVISIVGVFLLLVLWQIDVTPLLASAGIVGIIVGLAARDTLANFFGSLSLYLDGTYRVGDYVVLETGERGRVEDISVRSTVVRTRDDILVTVPNATLNSAAIVNESTPKRKRRIRVPVGVAYGTDIDEVETILLEIAEAERLVQERPSPRVRFREFGDSALNFELLCWVSNPAVTARAIHHLNGAVYRRFQADGIEIPFPKRDISVRAVDAAAPFETTPDPSPGEVSTDGGH; this comes from the coding sequence ATGCAACTGGACCGTCCCGTCGTGGAACTACTCGCCGGGCTCGCCCCCTGGCAGGGTATCGTCGTCATCGTCGTCGGCTTTCTCGCCTTGGCCGCGCTCGTTCACACAGTCGGTGACCGGTTCGTCAGACAGGTCACCGCCCGGATCGACGGCGACGTCGACGACATCGTCCTCCGGAACCTGCACACGGCGGTGTACCTCTCGCTGGGACTCGTGGGGGCCTACGTCGCGACGGACTTCTACGAGGTCTCGCCGGGGATCGCGGTCCAGCTGGAGGCGGGGACGCTGTCGGCGATCATCGTCGTCTGGATGGTGACGTTGATCCGCTTGGGCCGGAAGGTCTCGACGGCAGTCACCGACAGCAAGTACGTCGACCGTCAGATGGTGCCGATCCTCCAGAACGTCTGGAGCGCGGTGATCTCCATCGTCGGGGTCTTCCTGTTGCTCGTCCTCTGGCAGATCGACGTCACGCCGCTGTTGGCCTCGGCCGGCATCGTCGGGATCATCGTCGGCCTGGCCGCACGGGACACGCTGGCGAACTTCTTCGGCTCGCTGTCGCTGTATCTCGACGGGACCTACCGCGTCGGCGACTACGTCGTCCTGGAGACCGGCGAGCGCGGTCGTGTGGAGGACATCTCCGTGCGCTCGACGGTCGTCCGGACCCGCGACGACATCCTCGTGACCGTCCCGAACGCGACGCTCAACAGCGCCGCAATCGTCAACGAATCGACTCCGAAACGCAAGCGCCGCATCCGGGTCCCCGTCGGCGTCGCCTACGGCACCGACATCGACGAGGTCGAGACGATCCTCCTGGAGATCGCCGAGGCCGAACGGTTGGTCCAGGAGCGTCCCAGTCCACGGGTGCGGTTCCGCGAGTTCGGCGACTCCGCACTGAACTTCGAACTGCTGTGCTGGGTCTCGAACCCCGCGGTGACCGCGCGTGCCATCCACCATCTCAACGGCGCCGTCTACCGTCGGTTCCAGGCCGACGGCATCGAGATCCCCTTCCCCAAGCGGGACATCTCGGTGCGGGCCGTCGACGCGGCCGCCCCGTTCGAGACGACACCCGACCCCAGTCCTGGCGAGGTGTCGACCGACGGCGGACACTGA
- a CDS encoding undecaprenyl-diphosphate phosphatase, translated as MNPILVAIVLGLLQGILEWIPVSSEGGVAIASTVLTGVDPDAATRLALFLHAGTAVAAVAYYRGEIRELAGDARSLTRRPFADETADLSFLALATLATAVTGLPAYLLLDAAVSGLEGGLFLALIGGLLVLTGVLQRFAVAVSLGQRARPDWVDALLVGGLQGLAILPGISRSGTTVSALLLRGHEGESSLRLSFLLSIPASLAANGLVLATDGVPAIEPASAVVALAVSAVVGYLTVGALVRLVRRVPFWSVCFLFGGLGLVGGLAVAL; from the coding sequence GTGAATCCGATTCTCGTCGCGATCGTCCTCGGCCTCCTCCAGGGGATCTTGGAGTGGATTCCGGTCTCCAGCGAGGGCGGGGTAGCCATCGCGTCGACGGTGCTGACCGGCGTCGACCCCGACGCCGCGACCAGGCTGGCGCTGTTCCTCCACGCCGGGACGGCCGTGGCCGCTGTCGCGTACTACCGGGGCGAGATTCGTGAGTTGGCCGGCGACGCCCGATCACTGACCCGACGACCCTTCGCGGACGAGACGGCCGACCTCTCCTTTCTCGCGCTCGCGACGCTGGCGACGGCCGTGACCGGCCTGCCGGCCTATCTACTGCTCGACGCGGCCGTCTCCGGGCTGGAAGGCGGGCTCTTTCTGGCGCTGATCGGTGGCCTGCTCGTCCTGACGGGAGTGCTCCAGCGGTTCGCTGTCGCGGTGTCGCTGGGCCAGCGGGCGCGGCCGGACTGGGTGGACGCGCTCCTGGTCGGCGGGCTCCAGGGACTGGCGATACTCCCCGGGATCTCCCGGTCGGGGACGACCGTCAGCGCGCTGTTGCTCCGCGGTCACGAGGGCGAGTCCTCGCTCCGGCTCTCCTTCCTGCTGTCGATCCCCGCCTCGCTGGCCGCCAACGGGTTGGTGCTCGCCACCGACGGGGTCCCGGCGATCGAACCCGCAAGCGCCGTCGTCGCGCTCGCGGTCAGCGCTGTCGTCGGCTACCTCACCGTCGGCGCGCTGGTCCGCCTGGTTCGGCGGGTCCCGTTCTGGTCGGTCTGTTTCCTGTTCGGAGGACTGGGACTCGTCGGCGGTCTCGCCGTCGCGCTGTGA
- a CDS encoding CheF family chemotaxis protein has protein sequence MSGDERKVVDTSGDFRYAVRDGQAVDGQWQSCRIVVTNKRLVLATNGNRQAIAHSKIEVPDDPEALIPDDVGGSVTPLRVGDNVLLVDAGIEDFEREYCRATLQGEVILARTPAVVGGVVQEDTDWSKARFSLDDGEVRLQFPGGDTTTFDIEDVGTIESSESTVMGDSRRVIEVEHTDQQDRSVETHFSGMAHHTNALAALFTRVVEAREDDYELSEMESQVLMALYSGVSPFEMSDFVGISPDEVEEIYQRLLEMGAVDEVRTRTEVALNAQGRNMASEAMSGE, from the coding sequence ATGAGTGGTGACGAACGAAAGGTAGTCGACACGTCCGGCGATTTCCGCTACGCCGTTCGGGACGGACAGGCGGTGGACGGCCAGTGGCAATCGTGCCGGATCGTCGTCACCAACAAACGCCTCGTGTTGGCGACAAACGGGAACCGACAGGCCATCGCCCACTCGAAGATCGAGGTCCCGGACGATCCCGAGGCGCTGATCCCGGACGACGTCGGCGGGTCGGTCACGCCCCTTCGTGTCGGCGACAACGTCCTGCTCGTCGACGCGGGGATCGAGGACTTCGAGAGGGAGTACTGCCGTGCGACACTCCAGGGGGAGGTCATCCTCGCCCGGACCCCGGCGGTCGTCGGCGGCGTCGTCCAGGAGGACACCGACTGGAGCAAGGCCCGGTTCTCCCTCGACGACGGCGAAGTCCGCCTCCAGTTTCCCGGTGGCGACACGACGACGTTCGACATCGAAGACGTGGGGACTATCGAGAGCAGCGAGAGCACCGTCATGGGGGATTCGAGACGCGTCATCGAGGTCGAACACACCGACCAGCAGGACCGCAGCGTCGAGACGCATTTCTCGGGGATGGCCCACCACACGAACGCGCTGGCGGCACTGTTCACCCGCGTCGTCGAGGCCCGCGAGGACGACTACGAACTCTCCGAGATGGAGAGTCAGGTGTTGATGGCGCTGTACTCCGGGGTTTCGCCGTTCGAGATGTCCGACTTCGTCGGGATCAGCCCCGACGAGGTCGAGGAGATCTACCAGCGGCTCCTGGAGATGGGTGCCGTCGACGAGGTCCGGACCCGGACGGAAGTCGCGTTGAACGCCCAGGGGCGGAACATGGCGAGTGAAGCGATGAGCGGGGAGTAG
- a CDS encoding helix-turn-helix domain-containing protein — MADIKAVVEVEHPDIVLTGAVRHDSSSTVRSVSEAGTDPTSGKFFYRVQSADLGRFEDGLRNDHTIGEFERVRETGEGKAIYSVEYSDEATVLSPVISTAGGVILDMENAGSAWHLTVWLSERTNLDRLWEYARQNDIDIELLRVNEYASLGSTDAGLTDSQREALLLAVESGYFEEPRNATLGEVAADLDISQPAASGLLRRAIKRLVVSSLLDDSEQPSR; from the coding sequence ATGGCCGATATCAAAGCAGTCGTCGAAGTCGAGCATCCCGACATCGTCCTCACGGGAGCGGTCCGTCACGACAGCAGTTCGACTGTCAGGTCGGTATCGGAGGCGGGAACTGACCCGACCTCCGGGAAGTTCTTCTATCGAGTGCAGTCGGCCGATCTCGGCCGGTTCGAGGACGGGCTACGGAACGATCACACCATCGGGGAGTTCGAACGGGTTCGTGAAACCGGAGAGGGGAAGGCGATCTACAGCGTGGAGTACTCGGACGAAGCGACGGTGCTCTCGCCGGTCATCTCGACCGCGGGCGGTGTCATCCTCGACATGGAGAACGCGGGTAGCGCCTGGCATCTGACAGTCTGGCTGTCCGAGCGGACGAATCTGGACCGCCTGTGGGAGTACGCCCGACAGAACGACATCGACATCGAACTGCTGCGCGTGAACGAGTACGCTAGCCTCGGGAGTACCGACGCTGGGTTGACCGACAGCCAGCGGGAGGCACTCCTCCTCGCGGTCGAATCGGGGTACTTCGAGGAGCCCCGGAACGCGACGCTCGGTGAGGTCGCCGCCGACCTGGATATCTCGCAACCAGCAGCCAGCGGTCTCCTTCGACGCGCGATCAAGCGGCTGGTGGTCTCCTCGCTGCTGGACGACAGCGAACAGCCGAGCAGGTGA
- a CDS encoding universal stress protein — MYDHILIPTDGSDTANAAVDHAVDLAEKYGAELHALYVVDVNAVNFGLGTEQVDRIRQGNFGEMTELKEKADEATGAVTSVAADHGVEVREEVRVGTPHDVIAGYADSNDIDLVVMGSHGRSGVRRALLGSVTERVLRSTHVPVLVVDEHEED; from the coding sequence ATGTACGACCATATCCTCATTCCGACGGACGGAAGCGACACCGCGAACGCCGCGGTCGACCACGCGGTCGATCTGGCCGAGAAATACGGCGCCGAACTCCACGCGCTGTACGTCGTGGACGTCAACGCCGTGAACTTCGGCCTCGGTACCGAACAGGTCGACCGCATCAGACAGGGGAACTTCGGCGAGATGACCGAACTCAAAGAGAAGGCCGACGAGGCGACCGGCGCGGTCACCTCGGTCGCCGCCGACCACGGCGTCGAAGTCCGCGAGGAAGTCCGCGTGGGGACCCCCCACGACGTCATCGCCGGCTACGCCGACAGCAACGACATCGACCTCGTCGTGATGGGTAGTCACGGCCGATCCGGCGTCCGACGGGCACTGCTCGGGAGCGTCACCGAGCGCGTCCTCCGGTCGACCCACGTCCCGGTGCTCGTCGTCGACGAACACGAGGAGGACTGA